The DNA sequence aaaaaaatataaaataaaaaaaacactccagcgattgaacaataatagtagattagtgtatttaaaacgttaaaatgcttgcttatttgtgctgcatttttgtggaaacgaataagctagtaaagactgtttcatgaaaatggtctcatcgtttgaaccacgttagttcaacaaagtacggctgttgttaaagacctcaccaactaataacttctgctatttaactgattagagttctcgaaaaatgcaactgtattgaacagagcacctaatcactcatttaatatttttttcccctgtcatttcgctgtattttatgtttgatttagcacgggttccctcttacgtcatactccctcttatactccaaagttcccttaggcattagtgcgcatgcgcactaatcataaatggtgctttatagaggacgcacaaaaatagtgaataaaatcatttatattcaggttaaacgtaggaaatagcttatactgcatgttagcttgcaaattatacccaaggacataatttattaagccatatgtcttactaacaagaaacaatgcctctaaccacaggtcacgtacgaaaaataatgcccagtttaagccattccactccactgaaggggtggagcggaaaaaatgaaaataaatacggccttttaaaatttaaatgttccagcgatttcattctgtcaaccccttagaacacaccaagagctaatttcaggagtttgcaagcagtttaatataaaacggagagagctgccttcagccagtgttttctgttgtactgacatgagagtcaaggctccgagctctcggtctgcgaactacatcactaagcctcttttaaaagcatttaaataaaaacactccagcgactgtacacaatgtaaacagaatatcattttaaagagctatattaagcgcatatgagctgttttatgtggtttacggatgagcttcggggctggcgtttcttcgtccgtgttcacaaaactacatattttaaaggcattaaaaaaatataaaataaaaaaacactccagcgattgaacaataatagtagattagtgtatttaaaacgttaaaatgcttgcttatttgtgctgcatttttgtggaaacgaataagctagtaaagactgtttcatgaaaatggtctcatcgtttgaaccacgttagttcaacaaagtacggctgttgttaaagacctcaccaactaataacttctgctatttaactgattagagttctcgaaaaatgcaactgtattgaacagagcacctaatcactcatttaatatttttcccccctgtcatttcgctgtattttatgtttgatttagcacgggctccctcttacgtcatactccctcttatactccaaagttcccttaggcatttgtgcgcatgcgcactaatcataaatggtgctttatagaggacgcacaaaaatagtggataaaatcatttatattcaggttaaacgtaggaaatagcttatactgcatgttagcttgcaaattatacccaaggacataatttattaagccatatgtcttactaacaagaaacaatgcctctaaccacaggtcacgtacgaaaaataatgcccagtttaagccattccactccactgaaggggtggagcggaaaaaatgaaaataaatacggccttttaaaatttaaatgttccagcgatttcattctgtcaaccccttagaacacaccaagagctaatttcaggagtttgcaagcagtttaatttaaaacggagagagctgccttcagccagtgttttctgttgtactgacatgagagtcaagtctccgagctctcggtctgcgaactacatcactaagcctcttttaaaagcatttaaataaaaacactccagcgactgtacacaatgtaaacagaatatcattttaaagagctatattaagcgcatatgagctgttttatgtggtttacggatgagcttcggggctggcgtttcttcgtccgtgttcacaaaactacatattttaaaggcattaaaaaaatataaaataaaaaaacactccagcgattgaacaataatagtagattagtgtatttaaaacgttaaaatgcttgcttatttgcgctgcatttttgtggaaacgaataagctagtaaagactgtttcatgaaaatggtctcatcgtttgaaccacgttagttcaacaaagtacggctgttgttaaagacctcaccaactaataacttctgctatttaactgattagagttctcgaaaaatgcaactgtattgaacagagcacctaatcactcatttaatatttttcccccctgtcatttcgctgtattttatgtttgatttagcacgggctccctcttacgtcatactccctcttatactccaaagttcccttaggcatttgtgcgcatgcgcactaatcataaatggtgctttatagaggacgcacaaaaatagtggataaaatcctttatattcaggttaaacgtaggaaatagcttatactgcatgttagcttgcaaattatacccaaggacataatttattaagccatatgtcttactaacaagaaacaatgcctctaaccacaggtcacgtacgaaaaataatgcccagtttaagccattccactccactgaaggggtggagcggaaaaaatgaaaataaatacggccttttaaaatttaaatgttccagcgatttcattctgtcaaccccttagaacacaccaagagctaatttcaggagtttgcaagcagtttaatttaaaacggagagctgccttcagccagtgttttctgttgtactgacatgagagtcaagtctccgagctctcggtctgcgaactacatcactaagcctcttttaaaagcatttaaataaaaacactccagcgactgtacacaatgtaaacagaatatcattttaaagagctatattaagcgcatatgagctgttttatgtggtttacggatgagcttcggggctggcgtttcttcgtccgtgttcacaaaactacatattttaaaggcattaaaaaaaaaaaaaaaaaaaaacactccagcgattgaacaataatagtagattagtgtatttaaaacgttaaaatgcttgcttatttgtgctgcatttttgtggaaacgaataagctagtaaagactgtttcatgaacatggtctcatcgtttgaaccacgttagttcgacaaagtacggctgttgttaaagacctcaccaactaataacttctgctatttaactgattagagttctcgaaaaatgcaactgtattgaacagagcacctaatcactcatttaatatttttcccccctgtcatttcgctgtattttatgtttgatttagcacgggctccctcttacgtcatactccctcttatactccaaagttcccttaggcatttgtgcgcatgcgcactaatcataaatggtgctttatagaggacgcacaaaaatagtggataaaatcatttatattcaggttaaacgtaggaaatagcttatactgcatgttagcttgcaaattatacccaaggacataatttattaagccatatgtcttactaacaagaaacaatgcctctaaccacaggtcacgtacgaaaaataatgcccagtttaagccattccactccactgaaggggtggagcggaaaaaatgaaaataaatacggccttttaaaatttaaatgttccagcgatttcattctgtcaaccccttagaacacaccaagagctaatttcaggagtttgcaagcagtttaatttaaaacggagagagctgccttcagccagtgttttctgttgtactgacatgagagtcaagtctccgagctctcggtctgcgaactacatcactaagcctcttttaaaagcatttaaataaaaacactccagcgactgtacacaatgtaaacagaatatcattttaaagagctatattaagcgcatatgagctgttttatgtggtttacggatgagcttcggggctggcgtttcttcgtccgtgttcacaaaactacatattttaaaggcattaaaaaaatataaaataaaaaaacactccagcgattgaacaataatagtagattagtgtatttaaaacgttaaaatgcttgcttatttgcgctgcatttttgtggaaacgaataagctagtaaagactgtttcatgaaaatggtctcatcgtttgaaccacgttagttcaacaaagtacggctgttgttaaagacctcaccaactaataacttctgctatttaactgattagagttctcgaaaaatgcaactgtattgaacagagcacctaatcactcatttaatatttttcccccctgtcatttcgctgtattttatgtttgatttagcacgggctccctcttacgtcatactccctcttatactccaaagttcccttaggcatttgtgcgcatgcgcactaatcataaatggtgctttatagaggacgcacaaaaatagtggataaaatcctttatattcaggttaaacgtaggaaatagcttatactgcatgttagcttgcaaattatacccaaggacataatttattaagccatatgtcttactaacaagaaacaatgcctctaaccacaggtcacgtacgaaaaataatgcccagtttaagccattccactccactgaaggggtggagcggaaaaaatgaaaataaatacggccttttaaaatttaaatgttccagcgatttcattctgtcaaccccttagaacacaccaagagctaatttcaggagtttgcaagcagtttaatttaaaacggagagctgccttcagccagtgttttctgttgtactgacatgagagtcaagtctccgagctctcggtctgcgaactacatcactaagcctcttttaaaagcatttaaataaaaacactccagcgactgtacacaatgtaaacagaatatcattttaaagagctatattaagcgcatatgagctgttttatgtggtttacggatgagcttcggggctggcgtttcttcgtccgtgttcacaaaactacatattttaaaggcattaaaaaaaaaaaaaaaaaaaaacactccagcgattgaacaataatagtagattagtgtatttaaaacgttaaaatgcttgcttatttgtgctgcatttttgtggaaacgaataagctagtaaagactgtttcatgaacatggtctcatcgtttgaaccacgttagttcgacaaagtacggctgttgttaaagacctcaccaactaataacttctgctatttaactcattagagttctcaaaaaatgcaactgtattgaacatagcacctaatcactcatttaatatttttttcccctgtcatttcgctgtattttatgtttgatttagcacgggttccttcttacgtcatactccctcttatactccaaagttcccttatgcatttgtgcgcatgcgcactactcataaatggtgctttatagaggacgcacaaaaatagtgaataaaatcatttatatttaggttaaacgtaggatatAGCTTaaactgcatgttagcttgcaaattatacccaagaacataatttattaagccatatttcttactaacaagaaacaatgcctctaaccacaggtcacgtacgaaaaataatgccccgtttaagccattccactccactgaaggggtggagcggaaaaatgaaaataaatacggccttttaaaatttaaatgttccagcgatttcattctgtcaaccccttagaacacaccaagagctaatttcaggtgtttgcaagcagtttaattgaaaacggagagagctgccttcagccagtgttttctgttgtactgacatgagagtcaagtctccgagctctcggtctgcgaactacatcactaagcctcttttaaaagcatttaaataaaaacactccagcgactgtacacaatgtacaCAGAacatcattttaaagagctatattaagcgcatatgagctgttttatgtggtttacggatgagcttcggggctggcgtttcttcgtccgtgttcacaaaactacatattttaaaggcattaaaaaaataaataaaaaaaaaacactccagcgattgaacaataatagtagattagtgtatttaaaacgttaaaatgcttgcttatttgtgctgcatttttgtggaaacgaataagctagtaaagactgtttcatgtggtctcatcgtttgaaccacgttagttcaacaaagcacggccgttgttaaagacctcaccaactaataacttctgctatttaactgattagatttccccaaaaaatgcaactgtattgaacatagcacctaatcactcatttaatatttcttgttccctgtcatttcgctgtattttatgtttgatttagcacaggttccctcttacgtcatactccgaaagttcccttaggcatttgtgcgcatgcgcactactcataaatggtgctttatagagcagtggttctcaatcctggtcctgggggacccctgctctgcacattttgcatgtctcccttatttaacacacctgattgagataatcagctcattagtagagatccatgaactgaactaaccatctgaagatctcaatcaggtgtataaaataagagagacatgcaaaatgtgcagagcaggggtcctccaggaccaggattgagaaccactgttatagaggatgcacaaaatactgaataaaataatttatatttaggttaaacgtaggaaatagcttatactgcatgttagcttgcaaattattcccaagaacataatttattaagccagatgtcttactaacaagaaacaatgcctctaaccacaggtcacgtacgaaaaataatgccccttttaagccattccactccactgaaggggtggagcggaaaatgaaaataaatacggcgccttttaaaatttaaatgttccagcgatttcattccgtcaaccccttagaacacaccaagagctaaattcaggtgtttgcaagtagttttatttaaaacggagagagctgcctttagccacactgtaaaaaatttactgtaaaatttacagcaagttactggcaactttggttgccagcaatactataaatttttacaagtgcactgtaaatgattaactacagtttaactgttaaaatacagcaattttctgtatatatacaagcaacgatatatacattatttaaagctgctactgtgaaattgcagcaatagtttgccaatttacaagtgtactggaaattattaaataacgtttcactgtaaaaatattgtactactttaattagtatattctttatttgcagtatttattttccagattgctaAATAGTAATGACTAGCGATTTAAACAATTAACTGTATAAGCTTTAAACaatttaactgcataaagtgttgtacagtatgaaactcagtgcacctattatttaataaacacaaaaataataataatttgacacatcttaatcttgataaacaggtccaattttatttaaaaaatctcttatttaataactctcaaatttgcatgaaagaaatgtcatagaacagtgtattcagtattattctgaattccaaaataaattgggcatgaaaatatttacttgaaacatattaCACTGCTAAATTTTaaggttaaccaatatttagccaaagtttaaccaacatcaagttaaccaacatggtcataattaaatggttcaAAATACCACgaagacagtgatgaattttccCAACTTCACaaacagtccaacatggccaaatAACAAGGCCTCAAGTTTTGTTGGACTTGGCCTCAagtccaacaaaacttctgatcaaaaaaggagaacagttcagctccagatgctgtTCCATCCCAGGATGAAAAGAGTggctaaaaaatatagaaaagaacaaaaagggcaatacattagatatttttcaaaacaatgatacagtcagacaaagacagagggatgacagatacagtcaaaagcagagagagtgatgattgttacagttagatcagaatgatattaaacagtaaaacactaaaattgtgaaaaattattacaatttttacaagttattacaagttttatattttactatactttcaaatataattaatttctgagatgcaaagctgaatgttcagtatcattacaccagtgttacatgatctttcagagatcattctcatttattatcaatatcctgatttattgtcagtgttgtcagtgtatgttttggagcctgtgatactttttcagaattctttgatgaataagtttcaaagaacagcagttatttaaccctcatgtggtgttcatgtcatttttgactggagaatattttctttttcctgaaaatactagttaatgttatcgcattgaACTGAAATTTAGTGACTTTGCTCACAGAGACTATAACAACTTgtccacattttattttattttttattttttatttattggacatgtgcatgcatggatacatgtatgccacacacacacacacacacacacacacacacacacacacacacacacacacacacacacacacacacacacacacacacacacacacacatgttgggtttacatgttttatggggacattccataggcgtaatggtttttatactgtaaaaaccgtactttctatcgccctacacctaccctacacctaaacctagccctcacaggagattgtgcatacttttacttcatcaaaaaaactcattgtgcatgatttataagcctgtttcctcatggggacctgagaaatgtccccacaaggtcaaaatctactggtattcctatccttgtgaggacatttggtccccacaacgtgatgaataccaggtacacacacacacacacacacacacacacacacacacacacacacacacacacacacacacacacacacacacacacacacacacacacacacacacacacacacacagctgcaaccAATCAAACACACTATAAGCCTTGGACTTCCTTTTCCTTATCACAAAGTATTGTCCAGTGTTTAGATCTCTCCTAGTGTTAGCAACTCTACGGAGCCAATTCTAAGTTTCTTGAGGCTTGTTAAGTCTGGTTATTCATGTCTCAATTTATTGCCTGGTTTATCTCATCTAGTCTGATttctgccctgctgaaaaaaacagcatatgctggttatgttttggtgctgggatgctgggatgctggttttagctggtatatgctggtcctttgctggtttatgctggtcccttgctggtttatgctggtcatgttgctggttaatgctggtcctttgctggtttatgctggtccttgaccagcaacatgaccagcataaaccagcaaaggaccagcattaaccagctaaggaccagcattaaccagctaaggaccagcataaaccagcaagggaccagcataaaccagcaaaggacctgcaaAAACCAGCTTTTTCAGCAGGGTGCATGCCCTGGATTTATTGTTTGGCTTGCAATAACCCTTCGTGTTGCCTTTTCTGACTCTGTCCGTCCCTCGTTTGATCCTTGACTGTCTGTTTGGATTACCCATTTGCCTCCTGAGATGGCGATGCCCCCGGAAGGATCTCCAGAGGTGGCGGCTGAGAGTGCAGAGCAAATGAactaataacattaaaataatgatGTGGGCCAAGACATAAAACAGGAGAGCATCTGGGACTACCATATCTGTTTATATGTGCCATGCACTGTGCTTTGTCTTTTATTTATGCATACTTGACATGCCATGCCAATTATCTTGCAGTATCTTGCAGTCCAggaacagcgattctgttcataCTGTAGTTTTCAGTACTGCAGCACAATATAGTAAATAAGTGCAACACTTTAGTAGTATCAGTTCAGTTGTTTTACTCTAGTTTATGTCAGCTTTTGTAACCTTAGTTTTCTAGTTTAAGTGGAGACTTACCTGCTGAACTTTAGTATTTGAGTTTATAGATTAACAGACATACCTGTATCACATGGTTTTATTAAACACAAAACCAGGAAACTCTGTTGAGAGAACCCAGAACTTAGGCTGTTGTATGTTTGTCTGTATTAGTGTGTACAAGCAGAGAAATGGCAGAAGCCAGTGTTTCAGAGGAGCAGTTTATTTGTCCACTGTGTTTGGATCTACTAAATGATCCAGTGACCattccctgtggacacagttactgtatgaGCTGCGTTACAGACTGCTGGGATCGAGAGGATCAGAAgagagtctacagctgccctcagtgcagacagaccttcagtccaagacctACTTTAGGTAAAAACACCATGCTGGCTGAAGTGGTGGAGACACTGAAGAAGACCAAACTACAAGCTCTTGTTCCTGCTGGACCTGGAGACGTGGAGTGTGACATCTGTACTGGAAGAAAACACAAAGCTGTcaagtcctgtctggtgtgtcTGGAGTCTTACTGTCAAACTCATTTTAAGCGTCATGAGGAGTTTCGCTCAGGAAAGAAACACAAAGTGACTAATGCCACTGAACGACTGCAGCAGATGATCTGCAATCAACATGATAAACTTCTGGAGATTTTCTGTCATACTGACCAGCAGATAATTTGCATGTTGTGTGCAAAGGATGAACATAAAAACCATGCCACTACATCAACTGAAGCAGAAAGGACAGATAAAGAGGTATGAATTGGTTTTACACACTGAATTAATGCTGACATTTGAAGTGTCCCTCCTCATTGGCATTATACAACTTCATCACAAGGTGAATGGGTCATGTGAGCGCCACTCCCACTTGTTATTGCCGCATTGTTTCTCTTCATTTAATAATATGCTGGTCTTTGCTCAACTTTGTCAACATCAATGGTCACTGTTTTGTGTATCTTAGATCTATATGTAATCAAAATTCACATggatttcaatatttttttgtaaatttctgtaaaaaaaaagaaattatatatatatatatgtatgtttgagtGTTGATCAGTTTAGCATAAGCtccattactaattccaaaacgtcactttagacctagtaacgaaggaatgttaagttgcttcattgaaagcctattgtattactgtattaaaacctcactgtatcaaTATGAGTATTatgagatggactgagcgagtgattaacatacctgcatctgatagagcactcattattcatattcactatgatatgacattagtttgaatgtttactgaagaaatcattaatatccgttcatctgttaaaggtgattttgctgctcagtgcagtTATTCTctgtgtcaagctgttgttgaagctaaaaataaattctgtttaactttacagtttaaaagtttagtaaaaaactgcatttttgaactataaacaagtacattctcgcctgaaaacctcaaCACTACATTCCTTGACAGACCCGGCTAGaacaagtggagtgatacaaaattgtgaaagtgcgttcctgtagcgataccagtagaatatcttgcagttctcaaacaatcagatttgagaaccagaacaaactgttgtatgtgtgtgtgtgtgtgtgtgtgtgtgtgtgtgtgtgtgtgtgtgtgtatatgtatatatgtatgtatatgtttttttaagaagcagTTAGCTTTGCAAATTATGATTTtgtgatattttatatttgtctcatgtttgctttttgtttATCTTTCAGAAACACTTGAAGGAGACACTACAAAAATTCCAGCAGAGAATGCAGCAGAGACAGAAAGATCTTCAGCAGCTGAGAGAGGctgtggagtctcataaggtgagtTTAGAGAAGAAGAGAAGTTTGAGACTCAGTTTGGACTCTCCTCTTGATCAGTCCCACTGAAGCTGCTGTGTAAGAAATCAGTAAGAGCTGATTGTGATGTGTGtctaacagcgctctgcacagactgcagtggaggacagtgagaggatctttactgagctcatccgctccattgagagaagccgctctgagGTGACACAGCggatcagagatcaggaaaaggctgcagtgagtcgagctgaaggaCAAATTAAGCACCTGGAGCAGGAGATTGATGATCTGAAGAGGAGAAAtgctgagctggagcagctttcacacacagACGATGACATCTATTTTCTGCAGGTAGCCCAACTATAGTGCAGGTTCTTGGGGATGGTATGAGGTAATGAGGTCTTAGTTTGAGTAATGGTTATTGTCTTTCTGTAGAGTCTTCAGTCTCTCTCAACTCCTCCTGAAACTACAGACAACATCACTGCCAGTTTCCTCTTTTCGTTTGATGTTGTGAGAGAATCTGTCAGTCAGCTGAGACAGAAACTGGAGGATTTCTGCAAAGACCAGATGAAAAAGATATTGCGTGAAGATTCGTCTGCTCTCTGTAAACAGTTTAGGTCTTAAAATGAGGTATTTTTTAGTCTTTTAGGTTTACCTGTGTTTTacactgttcatgtctgttgattCCCACAGTCACTCACAGCAACATTGTTTCCATGACACGAAAGGACTTCTTACGATGTAAGTCAGAAATAACACAATGACATAATGTTTACTTTGAAATTTCTAATTCTAATTATTTTGTGGAGAATATCAGACTCACAAATGAATAAACCAAATAATACCATTCAATATACTTTTACAATACGTTGAACAAAAATGTTTTGGCCTCATTTTTCAAGACTTCTGCGGCACACTTGGTTTCGACCCCCTACATTGCACATGTCTGCGGCGCGTTACGGCTCAGACG is a window from the Garra rufa unplaced genomic scaffold, GarRuf1.0 hap1_unplaced_002, whole genome shotgun sequence genome containing:
- the LOC141305427 gene encoding E3 ubiquitin/ISG15 ligase TRIM25-like, whose product is MAEASVSEEQFICPLCLDLLNDPVTIPCGHSYCMSCVTDCWDREDQKRVYSCPQCRQTFSPRPTLGKNTMLAEVVETLKKTKLQALVPAGPGDVECDICTGRKHKAVKSCLVCLESYCQTHFKRHEEFRSGKKHKVTNATERLQQMICNQHDKLLEIFCHTDQQIICMLCAKDEHKNHATTSTEAERTDKEKHLKETLQKFQQRMQQRQKDLQQLREAVESHKRSAQTAVEDSERIFTELIRSIERSRSEVTQRIRDQEKAAVSRAEGQIKHLEQEIDDLKRRNAELEQLSHTDDDIYFLQSLQSLSTPPETTDNITASFLFSFDVVRESVSQLRQKLEDFCKDQMKKILREDSSALCKQFRS